A genomic region of Scyliorhinus canicula chromosome 4, sScyCan1.1, whole genome shotgun sequence contains the following coding sequences:
- the ttc22 gene encoding tetratricopeptide repeat protein 22 isoform X2, with product MGEDSDREIEEIIQEMDYIPGHFHLELNLNFEPLQEERLRRRDAKLKRDSLQLEAEEGAQRFASRNLLGVFAFHLDECQAAEEIFSSVCREEPGNLNAWANLGYVYDRLQQEARASECVERLSQLMGLKQGQEQEEGGEAETLRPLRAARCLAEHAYASAFDVGLQSEEDHAEKLSTAIGLYDKALLYGKGKVSSEEKRSWYFTMATMFIRLDGMLMNKDPSASLALCYLGMMLERADSIPNIPMAVHDCGYSGTDPLDCYGQAIETAKTDPFTLNRLAKVFHFLGKQDMAVGICNMALNILPDPGTNWQAYSTRAKIYMKLYTRGLERVKMGQSGVPDRQLLTKAKADLDLILSVCPCLKTYLDMGQVCYYMGVDAVQELQLVDESALNNALVFFARAMEYELGDTLPEIQLLRGKCLQAKGEENNAVECFKQAIELDDVGSQFSETFRCLIESLLSLFIQGKCSEEMIINEVEIWVEKAESKYRIERVMQELRSICRNHMPKILKLSRAMIVAGKLQIVKLLLETMNPEPT from the exons ATGGGGGAGGATTCAGATCGAGAAATCGAGGAGATTATTCAGGAGATGGATTACATCCCCGGACACTTCCACCTGGAGTTGAATTTGAATTTCGAGCCTCTCCAAGAAGAGCGGCTGCGGCGGAGGGACGCGAAGCTGAAGCGGGACAGCCTGCAGCTGGAGGCGGAGGAGGGCGCCCAGCGCTTTGCCTCACGGAACCTGCTGGGGGTCTTCGCCTTCCACCTGGACGAGTGTCAGGCCGCCGAGGAGATCTTCTCCAGCGTCTGCCGGGAGGAGCCGGGCAACCTGAACGCCTGGGCCAACCTGGGCTACGTGTACGACCGGCTGCAGCAGGAGGCGCGGGCGAGCGAGTGCGTGGAGCGGCTGTCCCAGCTGATGGGCCTGAAGCAGgggcaggagcaggaggaggggggcgagGCGGAGACCCTGCGGCCGCTCCGGGCAGCCAGGTGCCTGGCGGAACATGCCTACGCCAGCGCTTTCGACGTGGGGCTGCAGAGCGAGGAGGATCACGCCGAGAAGCTGAGCACAGCCATCGGGCTCTATGACAAAGCCTTGCTTTATGGCAAGGGTAAG GTATCTTCAGAAGAAAAAAGGAGTTGGTATTTCACAATGGCTACCATGTTTATTAG ATTGGATGGGATGTTGATGAACAAGGACCCTTCTGCTT CTCTTGCCTTGTGTTACTTGGGGATGATGCTTGAGAGGGCAGACTCTATCCCCAATATTCCAATGGCAGTTCATGATTGTGGATACTCTGGGACTGATCCACTTGACTGTTATGGACAG GCAATTGAAACAGCAAAAACGGATCCATTCACCTTGAATCGGCTTGCCAAAGTTTTTCATTTCCTTGGCAAACAAGACATGGCAGTTGGTATCTGTAACATGGCCTTGAATATTCTTCCAGACCCAGGAACAAACTGGCAAGCTTACAGCACGAGGGCAAAG ATTTATATGAAACTGTACACTCGAGGCCTTGAACGTGTCAAGATGGGTCAGAGTGGAGTGCCAGACAGACAGCTACTAACTAAAGCAAAAGCTGATTTAGATTTAATACTGTCTGTATGCCCCTGCCTAAAAACGTACCTGGATATGGGACAG GTCTGTTACTACATGGGTGTTGATGCTGTGCAAGAACTCCAATTGGTGGATGAAAGTGCACTCAACAATGCTTTAGTTTTCTTTGCCAGAGCAATGGAGTATGAATTGGGAGACACGCTGCCTGAGATCCAGCTCCTGAGAGGGAAGTGTTTACAGGCCAAAGGAGAGGAAAACAATGCGGTTGAATGCTTCAAGCAGGCAATTGAACTCGATGATGTAGGATCCCAGTTCTCTGAAACTTTCCGCTGCCTCATCGAGTCACTATTGTCACTGTTCATCCAGGGAAAATGTAGTGAGGAAATGATTATCAATGAAGTGGAAATCTGGGTTGAAAAGGCTGAATCAAAGTATCGAATAGAGAGAGTCATGCAGGAACTGCGTTCAATTTGTCGAAACCACATGCCAAAGATTTTAAAACTCTCCAGAGCTATGATCGTAGCTGGGAAGCTGCAAATAGTCAAGTTATTGTTAGAAACAATGAACCCTGAACCCACCTGA
- the ttc22 gene encoding tetratricopeptide repeat protein 22 isoform X1, producing MGEDSDREIEEIIQEMDYIPGHFHLELNLNFEPLQEERLRRRDAKLKRDSLQLEAEEGAQRFASRNLLGVFAFHLDECQAAEEIFSSVCREEPGNLNAWANLGYVYDRLQQEARASECVERLSQLMGLKQGQEQEEGGEAETLRPLRAARCLAEHAYASAFDVGLQSEEDHAEKLSTAIGLYDKALLYGKGKVSSEEKRSWYFTMATMFIRLDGMLMNKDPSACKRLKYFNRSLLLLREVLKSDSAQYRALALCYLGMMLERADSIPNIPMAVHDCGYSGTDPLDCYGQAIETAKTDPFTLNRLAKVFHFLGKQDMAVGICNMALNILPDPGTNWQAYSTRAKIYMKLYTRGLERVKMGQSGVPDRQLLTKAKADLDLILSVCPCLKTYLDMGQVCYYMGVDAVQELQLVDESALNNALVFFARAMEYELGDTLPEIQLLRGKCLQAKGEENNAVECFKQAIELDDVGSQFSETFRCLIESLLSLFIQGKCSEEMIINEVEIWVEKAESKYRIERVMQELRSICRNHMPKILKLSRAMIVAGKLQIVKLLLETMNPEPT from the exons ATGGGGGAGGATTCAGATCGAGAAATCGAGGAGATTATTCAGGAGATGGATTACATCCCCGGACACTTCCACCTGGAGTTGAATTTGAATTTCGAGCCTCTCCAAGAAGAGCGGCTGCGGCGGAGGGACGCGAAGCTGAAGCGGGACAGCCTGCAGCTGGAGGCGGAGGAGGGCGCCCAGCGCTTTGCCTCACGGAACCTGCTGGGGGTCTTCGCCTTCCACCTGGACGAGTGTCAGGCCGCCGAGGAGATCTTCTCCAGCGTCTGCCGGGAGGAGCCGGGCAACCTGAACGCCTGGGCCAACCTGGGCTACGTGTACGACCGGCTGCAGCAGGAGGCGCGGGCGAGCGAGTGCGTGGAGCGGCTGTCCCAGCTGATGGGCCTGAAGCAGgggcaggagcaggaggaggggggcgagGCGGAGACCCTGCGGCCGCTCCGGGCAGCCAGGTGCCTGGCGGAACATGCCTACGCCAGCGCTTTCGACGTGGGGCTGCAGAGCGAGGAGGATCACGCCGAGAAGCTGAGCACAGCCATCGGGCTCTATGACAAAGCCTTGCTTTATGGCAAGGGTAAG GTATCTTCAGAAGAAAAAAGGAGTTGGTATTTCACAATGGCTACCATGTTTATTAG ATTGGATGGGATGTTGATGAACAAGGACCCTTCTGCTTGTAAGCGCCTAAAATATTTCAACAGATCATTGCTGTTACTGCGGGAGGTTCTCAAGTCCGACAGTGCTCAATATAGAG CTCTTGCCTTGTGTTACTTGGGGATGATGCTTGAGAGGGCAGACTCTATCCCCAATATTCCAATGGCAGTTCATGATTGTGGATACTCTGGGACTGATCCACTTGACTGTTATGGACAG GCAATTGAAACAGCAAAAACGGATCCATTCACCTTGAATCGGCTTGCCAAAGTTTTTCATTTCCTTGGCAAACAAGACATGGCAGTTGGTATCTGTAACATGGCCTTGAATATTCTTCCAGACCCAGGAACAAACTGGCAAGCTTACAGCACGAGGGCAAAG ATTTATATGAAACTGTACACTCGAGGCCTTGAACGTGTCAAGATGGGTCAGAGTGGAGTGCCAGACAGACAGCTACTAACTAAAGCAAAAGCTGATTTAGATTTAATACTGTCTGTATGCCCCTGCCTAAAAACGTACCTGGATATGGGACAG GTCTGTTACTACATGGGTGTTGATGCTGTGCAAGAACTCCAATTGGTGGATGAAAGTGCACTCAACAATGCTTTAGTTTTCTTTGCCAGAGCAATGGAGTATGAATTGGGAGACACGCTGCCTGAGATCCAGCTCCTGAGAGGGAAGTGTTTACAGGCCAAAGGAGAGGAAAACAATGCGGTTGAATGCTTCAAGCAGGCAATTGAACTCGATGATGTAGGATCCCAGTTCTCTGAAACTTTCCGCTGCCTCATCGAGTCACTATTGTCACTGTTCATCCAGGGAAAATGTAGTGAGGAAATGATTATCAATGAAGTGGAAATCTGGGTTGAAAAGGCTGAATCAAAGTATCGAATAGAGAGAGTCATGCAGGAACTGCGTTCAATTTGTCGAAACCACATGCCAAAGATTTTAAAACTCTCCAGAGCTATGATCGTAGCTGGGAAGCTGCAAATAGTCAAGTTATTGTTAGAAACAATGAACCCTGAACCCACCTGA